From Candidatus Methanoperedens sp., the proteins below share one genomic window:
- a CDS encoding tellurite resistance/C4-dicarboxylate transporter family protein, translated as MKDSIKNLYPGYFALVMATGIVSIASYLLGMVSLALSLFFINKAAYVVLWLLTLSRLFWHYPEFIADLTDHAKGPGFFTLVAGTCILGNQFVLIAGDFTTALFLLFIGTILWLILIYAFFTAVIVREKKPGLETGLHGGWFIAVVATQSVSILGTLVAPGFLAWKEPVLFSALVLYLFGAMLYMLIISLVFYRLTFFSLTPEAFIPLYWVDMGAAAITTLAGARLILDSPQWLFLQEILPFLKGSALFFWAAATWWIPLLLILSAWRNFYKHFPLSYDPQYWSLVFPLGMYTTSTFVFAEATGLSFLYPISRYFIYAALIAWLVTFLGMVHRLVRRLVE; from the coding sequence TTGAAAGATAGCATAAAAAACCTTTACCCGGGTTATTTTGCCCTTGTAATGGCGACTGGCATAGTCTCCATTGCCTCTTATTTGCTGGGAATGGTCTCTCTGGCTTTGTCTCTTTTTTTCATCAACAAAGCGGCTTATGTAGTTTTATGGCTTCTCACCCTGTCTCGCCTGTTCTGGCACTATCCTGAATTCATTGCTGATTTAACAGACCATGCCAAGGGACCTGGATTCTTTACACTGGTCGCAGGCACGTGCATTCTGGGGAACCAGTTCGTGCTTATTGCCGGGGATTTCACCACCGCGCTCTTTCTCCTGTTCATCGGGACGATTCTCTGGCTCATCCTGATATATGCGTTCTTCACTGCCGTTATTGTACGCGAGAAAAAGCCAGGTCTGGAAACCGGGCTTCACGGAGGATGGTTCATCGCTGTTGTAGCAACGCAGTCTGTCTCCATTCTCGGTACACTGGTTGCCCCGGGATTTCTGGCATGGAAGGAGCCTGTCCTTTTTTCTGCGCTTGTTCTATACCTTTTCGGCGCCATGCTGTACATGCTGATTATCTCTCTTGTCTTTTACAGGCTGACATTCTTTAGCCTGACTCCCGAAGCGTTTATTCCTCTTTACTGGGTGGACATGGGAGCAGCGGCAATCACGACACTGGCAGGAGCGAGGCTTATCCTGGACTCTCCTCAATGGCTATTCCTGCAAGAAATTCTTCCTTTCCTTAAAGGGTCTGCCCTTTTCTTCTGGGCTGCTGCAACGTGGTGGATTCCCCTCCTGTTAATTCTAAGCGCATGGCGCAACTTTTACAAACACTTCCCTCTCAGCTATGATCCGCAATACTGGAGCCTGGTGTTCCCTCTGGGTATGTACACCACCAGCACCTTCGTATTTGCAGAAGCCACAGGGTTATCTTTTCTTTACCCGATTTCCCGCTATTTCATATATGCAGCTTTAATTGCCTGGCTTGTTACCTTTCTCGGGATGGTTCACAGGCTTGTGCGCAGATTGGTTGAATAG